Proteins encoded together in one Cardiocondyla obscurior isolate alpha-2009 linkage group LG07, Cobs3.1, whole genome shotgun sequence window:
- the LOC139104135 gene encoding serine protease inhibitor dipetalogastin: protein MRRQVSLVLGIVFLGYLQDYVSGACPRICPPSGEPVCGSDGVIYASQCEMRKKMCGKGVTVATEKTACLRSSGSKCEHRCPGDQDPVCGTDGRTYLNKCMLRVEICRVGIELSHLGPCNNISAHRENCPVSCDYAPLDGPVCGSDGNVYKSTCQMKLLTCGQGVVRTNKKHCQTTRHCRESCWRGAKPACGSDGILYSNTCKMRAKNCGKHVFEVPMSFCVSRERTSGSNACPLDCKNEPEVSVCGSDGNVYRNECEMQMLNCGHARRKVTVVDFEKCRSRLTKCMKQQQRCGSEVDPVCGSDANTYPNQCHLNVAVCLKGIQLAHVGECTTLKEIEHCPEDCAEVPEEPVCGSDGNVYRSLCHLQHETCGQRVVQVPAQHCRTTALCNQICSGERQFVCGSDNKLYRNECEMKRDNCGKHVYVVPTKRCVQGFLFRGCQKICPPYYDPVCGTDGMTYSNECFLEIENCRSRSLVTKKYHGVCGQPTEEPKNYLY, encoded by the exons ATTATGTGTCCGGTGCGTGTCCGAGGATATGTCCGCCAAGTGGAGAACCCGTTTGCGGCAGCGACGGTGTCATATACGCGTCGCAGTGTGAAATGCGGAAGAAGATGTGCGGAAAGG GCGTTACCGTGGCCACGGAGAAGACGGCTTGCCTGAGGTCATCCGGTAGCAAGTGCGAGCATCGCTGTCCGGGCGATCAGGATCCGGTATGCGGCACCGATGGGCGTACCTACCTGAACAAGTGCATGCTCAGGGTAGAGATATGTCGGGTCGGGATCGAGCTGTCTCATCTCGGACCGTGCAACAATATTTCGGCCCACAGGGAGAACTGTCCGGTCTCGTGCGATTACGCGCCGCTCGACGGACCGGTTTGCGGAAGCGACGGAAACGTCTACAAGTCTACGTGTCAGATGAAGCTGCTCACTTGCGG CCAAGGCGTTGTGCGTACGAATAAGAAGCATTGCCAGACCACAAGACATTGTCGTGAATCATGCTGGCGCGGTGCCAAGCCTGCCTGCGGCAGCGACGGTATTTTGTACTCAAACACCTGCAAAATGCGGGCCAAGAATTGCGG CAAGCACGTGTTCGAAGTGCCAATGTCGTTCTGCGTATCTCGAGAACGAACGTCCGGCAGTAACGCGTGTCCCTTGGACTGTAAAAACGAGCCCGAGGTGTCGGTTTGCGGATCGGACGGGAACGTTTACAGAAACGAGTGCGAGATGCAAATGCTAAACTGCGG GCATGCAAGAAGAAAGGTAACGGTAGTGGACTTTGAGAAGTGCCGATCCCGGCTAACGAAATGCATGAAGCAACAGCAGAGGTGCGGAAGCGAAGTGGATCCGGTTTGCGGTAGCGACGCGAATACCTATCCAAATCAGTGCCATTTGAACGTTGCGGTTTGCTT aaaggGCATCCAATTGGCTCACGTTGGAGAGTGCACGACCTTGAAAGAGATCGAACACTGCCCCGAAGACTGCGCCGAAGTACCCGAGGAACCAGTTTGTGGAAGCGACGGCAACGTTTATCG GTCCCTATGCCATCTGCAACATGAGACCTGCGGCCAGAGGGTGGTTCAAGTTCCGGCACAACACTGCCGCACCACCGCGCTTTGCAATCAGATCTGCAGCGGGGAACGTCAGTTTGTTTGCGGCTCCGATAATAAGCTCTATCGTAACGAGTGCGAGATGAAGAGGGACAATTGCGG GAAACACGTGTACGTGGTACCTACGAAGAGGTGTGTGCAAGGTTTCCTGTTTCGCGGCTGTCAGAAGATCTGTCCGCCTTATTACGATCCGGTTTGCGGTACCGACGGCATGACGTACAGCAACGAGTGCTTCCTGGAGATCGAAAACTGCCGCAGCAGGAGTCTCGTCACGAAAAAGTATCACGGAGTATGCGGACAACCGACAGAGGAGccgaaaaattatctttattaa